A genome region from Triticum aestivum cultivar Chinese Spring chromosome 2B, IWGSC CS RefSeq v2.1, whole genome shotgun sequence includes the following:
- the LOC123044574 gene encoding mitochondrial pyruvate carrier 4, whose translation MASSKLQAFWNHPAGPKTIHFWAPTFKWGISIANIADFAKPPEKISYPQQVAVACTGIIWSRYSMVITPKNWNLFSVNVAMAGTGLYQLSRKIRKDYFADEKEVAASLEG comes from the exons ATGGCTTCTTCAAAGCTTCAAGCTTTTTGGAACCATCCTGCTGGCCCCAAAACCA TTCATTTTTGGGCTCCAACATTTAAATGGGGTATCAGCATTGCGAACATTGCCGATTTCGCCAAGCCACCTGAAAAGATATCCTATCCTCAGCAAGTTG CTGTTGCTTGCACTGGAATCATCTGGTCACGCTACAGCATGGTCATTACACCG AAAAACTGGAACCTTTTCAGTGTAAACGTTGCAATGGCTGGCACAGGCTTGTATCAGCTTTCCCGTAAAATAAG GAAAGACTACTTTGCAGATGAGAAAGAGGTTGCCGCATCGCTGGAAGGATAG